One Niabella beijingensis DNA window includes the following coding sequences:
- a CDS encoding RagB/SusD family nutrient uptake outer membrane protein: MKHKYIRTCWLAIFAALFITGCSKILDENPRSIFTPDYFKTDAGVKGGITALYGHLRLMYGNGYFINANQVSTDEHTWGQNSDGNVKNLDFSGVGVIDPASSNTGIVWGAAFPAINTASGVIENGAAVGVVESLIAEARFFRAFDYFLLVQTFGGVPLDLGGGELKFNTSTVRTSKRNTVPEVYTKAIFPDLLLAAEQLPDVGRVTGGVTKTAARLFLAKAYLTYGWWLQNPNSIPTYPEAARTDPDGHDATWYFQQAYDVATTAIANPASFGLQPTFYDVNNGPNDRNNESVLYADHTEKSSIYNGGDLGYSGGGFGTDNFAHWFEQWNYTNIRSSTSSTSWAAVSSVQRAATQPLGRPWTMIAPPHGVFTKTFADKTNDSRYDGTFVTRYRSNWKEAGIAANQMYNANYLPVSNGDVILTFLNTDVGGVDYSNSIYNSNVGAGVLPGRADFVIEPKAFSRICYPGNWKMGPYRTDNNGGLGQPNGSLTRPYVAAKFSELFFIAAEAAVKGAVTKGVAGAYANDGSARGLINIIRARAGKWRWDNGGNVAKVQDNSVALIAATPAAIDINYILAERSREYFGEGYRWLDLVRTQKWSELSSSFEIAGKTNPNDWKDHTIGTVTRTITPAHYLRPIPQSQLDGMDMSTEEKRAYQNPGY, encoded by the coding sequence ATGAAACATAAATATATAAGAACCTGTTGGCTCGCAATTTTTGCAGCACTGTTTATAACGGGATGTTCTAAAATACTGGATGAAAATCCCCGCAGCATATTTACCCCGGACTACTTTAAAACCGATGCGGGTGTAAAAGGGGGTATCACAGCGCTTTACGGACACCTGCGGCTGATGTACGGAAACGGTTACTTCATTAACGCCAATCAGGTAAGTACTGATGAACATACATGGGGTCAAAACTCTGACGGTAATGTAAAAAACCTCGATTTTTCAGGCGTAGGCGTAATCGATCCTGCATCCAGTAATACCGGTATTGTCTGGGGAGCCGCTTTCCCAGCTATCAATACGGCCAGCGGTGTGATAGAAAACGGAGCTGCGGTTGGCGTCGTCGAATCATTAATTGCAGAAGCAAGATTTTTCAGGGCCTTTGATTATTTCCTTTTGGTGCAAACCTTTGGTGGTGTACCGTTAGATCTGGGCGGTGGCGAATTGAAATTTAATACATCAACTGTTCGGACTTCAAAACGTAATACCGTTCCTGAAGTATATACGAAAGCTATATTCCCTGATCTGCTGCTGGCTGCAGAACAATTGCCCGATGTGGGCAGGGTAACCGGCGGGGTTACCAAAACTGCCGCACGGTTGTTTCTTGCAAAAGCCTATCTTACCTATGGATGGTGGCTGCAAAACCCCAACAGTATTCCTACTTATCCCGAAGCTGCGCGAACAGATCCCGACGGGCATGATGCGACCTGGTATTTTCAGCAGGCCTATGACGTGGCAACCACAGCGATCGCTAACCCCGCATCTTTTGGTTTGCAACCGACATTTTATGATGTAAACAACGGCCCCAACGACCGGAACAACGAATCGGTATTATATGCTGACCATACCGAAAAAAGCAGCATCTATAATGGAGGCGATTTGGGTTATAGCGGTGGCGGTTTTGGAACTGACAATTTTGCCCACTGGTTTGAACAATGGAATTATACGAATATCAGAAGCAGTACCTCCAGTACATCATGGGCAGCGGTAAGCTCTGTTCAACGCGCTGCCACCCAGCCTTTAGGGCGCCCCTGGACCATGATCGCACCACCGCATGGTGTGTTTACCAAAACCTTTGCTGATAAAACAAATGATTCTCGTTATGATGGTACGTTTGTAACAAGGTATCGGAGTAACTGGAAAGAAGCCGGTATTGCTGCGAATCAGATGTATAATGCTAATTATTTACCGGTATCAAACGGTGATGTTATCCTTACATTTTTAAATACTGATGTAGGCGGTGTAGACTATTCAAACTCGATCTATAACAGTAATGTTGGTGCCGGTGTATTGCCCGGGCGTGCGGATTTTGTAATTGAACCAAAAGCTTTTAGCAGGATATGCTATCCCGGCAACTGGAAAATGGGGCCTTATCGTACCGATAACAACGGAGGTTTGGGTCAGCCAAACGGAAGCCTTACCCGTCCTTATGTTGCCGCCAAATTTTCTGAGTTGTTCTTCATAGCTGCTGAAGCAGCTGTTAAAGGTGCCGTTACTAAAGGTGTAGCAGGTGCCTACGCAAATGACGGTTCAGCAAGAGGATTGATAAATATAATTCGTGCGCGCGCCGGAAAGTGGCGTTGGGATAACGGAGGCAATGTTGCCAAAGTACAGGATAACAGTGTTGCCTTAATTGCCGCTACACCCGCTGCAATAGATATCAATTATATACTTGCAGAACGTTCCCGCGAGTATTTTGGGGAAGGATACCGTTGGCTGGATTTGGTGCGTACACAAAAATGGAGCGAACTGAGCAGCAGCTTCGAAATTGCCGGCAAAACCAATCCGAACGACTGGAAGGATCATACAATAGGTACCGTTACCCGTACAATTACTCCTGCCCATTATCTGCGGCCGATACCTCAATCCCAACTTGATGGAATGGATATGAGCACTGAAGAGAAGAGGGCTTATCAGAACCCGGGATATTAA
- a CDS encoding transketolase, protein MKNEYSIDQLKYIATQARRDVVRMVHGCQSGHPGGSLGCADFMTALYFKIMNHKPDFNMDGLGEDLFFLSNGHISPVFYSVLARSGYFDVEELKTFRKLNSRLQGHPTTHEGLPGVRMSSGSLGQGLSVAIGAALTKKIKKDKSLVFSLHGDGELQEGQIWEAALFAAAKKVDNLVMTIDVNGQQIDGSTEQVLSLGELDTKWKAFGWRVLYMDGNDMEEVVATLLLAQKKALKKKPICILMKTNMGHGVSFMTGSHKWHGIAPNDEQLSLALSELQTSMNDY, encoded by the coding sequence ATGAAAAATGAGTATTCAATCGACCAACTGAAATACATTGCAACCCAGGCCAGGCGTGATGTGGTAAGGATGGTGCATGGCTGCCAGTCGGGCCATCCGGGCGGCTCACTGGGATGCGCCGATTTTATGACGGCTTTGTATTTCAAAATCATGAATCATAAACCGGATTTTAATATGGATGGATTAGGGGAGGACCTCTTCTTTTTATCCAACGGTCATATTTCGCCCGTATTTTATTCGGTACTGGCCCGTAGCGGTTATTTTGATGTTGAAGAATTAAAGACGTTCCGGAAACTAAATTCCAGGTTACAGGGGCATCCCACCACGCATGAGGGACTGCCGGGCGTTCGCATGTCATCAGGATCCCTGGGGCAGGGATTGTCTGTGGCTATTGGCGCCGCATTAACTAAAAAAATAAAGAAGGACAAAAGCCTTGTCTTCTCTTTACATGGCGACGGGGAGCTCCAGGAAGGGCAGATCTGGGAAGCGGCGCTTTTTGCCGCCGCCAAAAAGGTAGATAACCTGGTGATGACCATTGATGTGAACGGACAACAAATAGACGGTTCCACAGAACAGGTGCTTTCGTTGGGTGAACTGGATACCAAATGGAAAGCTTTTGGCTGGAGAGTATTATATATGGACGGAAATGATATGGAAGAAGTGGTGGCAACGCTATTGTTGGCCCAAAAGAAAGCCTTAAAAAAGAAACCTATTTGCATATTAATGAAAACCAACATGGGACATGGGGTAAGCTTTATGACGGGCTCTCATAAATGGCATGGTATTGCACCGAACGACGAGCAGTTAAGCCTTGCCCTCTCTGAATTACAAACCAGCATGAATGACTATTAA
- a CDS encoding SusC/RagA family TonB-linked outer membrane protein produces the protein MPRNLKTTGCSYAILTTYFKSLLYLFAVLILSFDAAAQTNRIQGTVKDNADVPIPGASILVKGTGSGVNADSSGVFSIDAAPDAVLVVSAVNYLQKEIPVLNQNQLAIVLEDGLGKMDEVIVVGYGTQRKEAVTGSVASVSGATLNQIPAANISQALQGRVAGVQMAQTSTKPGATMQIRIRGTRSINAENDPLIVLDGIPFAGTIADISPEDIKSIDILKDASATAIYGSRGANGVILITTNKGSRGRKAQLTYSGYYGIKDVMKYPMMEADKYIALRKRADLNRNPGIDEDTTGAINTDWQDLFYRSAKVQNHDLSVGGGTDKSQYKVGVGYYRDEAPIPGSQYSRFSIRASLDQQIGKLFRIGFTTNNNYSITDGANLGMYGVLSMSPIANPFNQDGTTKRVVVMPQDQQWVYTRETMDALGDKYINRTKDFGSYNSVWGELSIPGVQGLKYRLNLGANYRNSNTGSYQGIGVFSSDIANPNTASISNAYTTQWAVENLLTYDKTFNGVHKINAVALYSTEQISYNSSSVGRRNLAGDNFQYFNLGQTSTGSNDDISINPDNQAYWVSGLMSYMGRVMYSYDDRYMISATFRSDASSRLAVGHKWHSYPAISAGWNLRKESFMNGADWLNSLKLRAGYGQTSNQSVAPYATLGRLSVRPYNFGESNANGYYVTELPNPALGWEYSKTSNLGLDFSMFQNRLSGTVEYYVTKTEDLLLSVGLPQTSGVSSYTGNVGATQNKGFEISLNGVLLDDHNGWTWEAGVNLYRNVNKIVSLASGQLRDEGNWLFVGHPLNVIFDYQKTGIWQANEADAVKQYEGPAGVPGMIKVLYTGDYNADGSPTRIIGSDDRQIINADPKFLGGFNTRVGYRNLDLTIVGVFQNGGILNSTLYGANGYLNLEDGRRGQIDIDYWTEDNPNAKYPDPRSPKSSNNPKYGSTLGYFDGSFMKIRTISLGYNFTQKWLKNLGIERMRLYATAQNPFVFFSPYYKESGMDPETNSYANDGANMAVAYGYGQRRLLTVGYNTPTSRNYLLGINITF, from the coding sequence ATGCCTCGAAATCTAAAAACGACTGGTTGTTCTTACGCCATATTAACAACCTATTTTAAAAGCTTGCTATACCTGTTTGCTGTATTGATTTTATCATTTGATGCAGCGGCACAAACAAACAGGATACAGGGAACTGTTAAGGATAATGCAGATGTACCCATTCCGGGAGCATCCATTTTGGTAAAAGGTACAGGCAGTGGGGTTAATGCCGACAGTAGTGGTGTTTTCTCCATAGATGCGGCGCCGGATGCAGTACTGGTAGTTAGTGCAGTTAATTATCTGCAAAAAGAGATACCTGTTTTAAATCAGAACCAGCTGGCAATAGTTCTGGAAGACGGGTTGGGGAAAATGGACGAGGTCATTGTAGTAGGGTACGGTACACAGCGCAAAGAGGCGGTTACCGGTTCGGTAGCTTCCGTAAGCGGGGCTACTTTAAATCAGATACCTGCGGCAAATATATCCCAGGCATTACAGGGGCGGGTGGCAGGTGTGCAGATGGCTCAAACCTCTACAAAACCCGGCGCAACTATGCAAATTCGTATTCGTGGTACGCGTTCCATCAATGCAGAAAATGATCCTTTGATCGTATTGGACGGGATCCCCTTTGCAGGAACCATTGCAGATATTAGTCCGGAAGATATAAAAAGTATAGATATCTTAAAGGATGCGTCTGCAACAGCTATCTACGGTTCCCGGGGTGCCAATGGTGTTATATTAATTACCACTAATAAAGGAAGCCGCGGACGAAAAGCACAACTTACCTATAGCGGTTATTATGGCATTAAGGATGTAATGAAATACCCTATGATGGAAGCCGATAAATACATCGCCCTTCGCAAAAGAGCCGATTTAAACCGTAACCCGGGCATAGATGAAGATACAACGGGCGCCATTAATACCGATTGGCAGGATCTGTTTTACAGGTCGGCTAAAGTTCAGAATCACGACCTGAGTGTAGGTGGTGGAACGGACAAGAGCCAGTATAAGGTGGGAGTAGGTTATTACCGTGATGAAGCGCCCATCCCCGGATCCCAGTATAGCCGCTTTTCTATCCGTGCGTCATTAGATCAGCAAATTGGCAAACTATTTCGTATAGGATTTACAACCAATAATAATTATAGTATTACCGATGGTGCTAATTTAGGTATGTACGGGGTGCTGAGCATGTCGCCGATTGCCAATCCATTTAACCAGGACGGAACCACGAAGCGTGTTGTAGTAATGCCGCAGGACCAGCAATGGGTCTATACCAGGGAAACGATGGATGCATTGGGCGATAAATACATCAACCGCACCAAGGATTTTGGTTCTTATAATTCGGTTTGGGGAGAATTATCTATTCCGGGTGTACAGGGGCTTAAATACCGTTTAAACTTAGGTGCCAATTATCGCAACAGCAATACCGGTAGCTATCAGGGTATCGGTGTGTTTAGTTCCGATATCGCAAACCCTAATACGGCATCTATAAGTAATGCTTATACAACCCAGTGGGCGGTGGAAAACCTGCTTACGTATGATAAAACCTTCAACGGGGTCCATAAAATAAATGCAGTGGCTTTATATTCTACAGAACAGATTAGCTATAACAGCTCTTCTGTTGGCCGCAGGAACCTTGCTGGGGACAATTTTCAGTATTTTAATTTAGGGCAAACCTCAACCGGTAGCAATGATGATATTTCCATCAACCCCGACAACCAGGCGTACTGGGTCAGCGGGCTGATGTCATACATGGGGCGTGTAATGTATTCTTACGATGATCGTTATATGATCAGCGCTACGTTCCGTTCCGACGCATCCTCCCGATTAGCAGTGGGACATAAATGGCATAGTTACCCGGCCATATCAGCAGGCTGGAATCTTCGCAAAGAGTCCTTTATGAATGGAGCTGACTGGCTGAACTCCCTGAAACTGCGGGCCGGATACGGACAGACATCCAACCAGTCGGTAGCACCTTATGCAACGCTTGGACGTTTAAGTGTACGCCCGTACAATTTTGGTGAGAGTAACGCAAATGGTTATTATGTAACAGAACTTCCCAATCCGGCTTTAGGGTGGGAGTATTCAAAAACCAGTAACCTGGGCTTAGACTTTTCAATGTTTCAAAATCGCCTGAGCGGTACTGTAGAGTATTATGTAACCAAAACAGAAGACTTATTGTTAAGCGTGGGACTGCCGCAAACATCAGGTGTAAGCAGCTATACGGGTAATGTGGGGGCTACTCAAAATAAGGGTTTTGAAATCTCACTGAACGGTGTTTTATTGGATGATCACAACGGGTGGACCTGGGAAGCAGGCGTAAATCTTTACCGGAACGTAAATAAAATTGTAAGTCTTGCGTCAGGGCAATTACGTGATGAAGGGAACTGGTTGTTTGTTGGCCATCCCTTAAATGTAATTTTTGATTATCAAAAAACAGGTATTTGGCAGGCGAACGAAGCGGATGCAGTAAAACAATACGAAGGTCCGGCGGGTGTACCCGGAATGATTAAGGTATTGTATACGGGCGATTACAATGCCGATGGTTCTCCCACCCGGATTATTGGTTCTGACGACCGACAAATTATTAACGCCGATCCTAAATTTTTAGGGGGCTTTAATACCCGGGTGGGCTACAGGAATTTGGATTTAACCATAGTTGGCGTTTTTCAAAACGGAGGTATCTTAAACAGTACCCTTTATGGCGCTAACGGTTATCTTAATCTTGAAGATGGCAGAAGGGGGCAAATAGATATTGATTACTGGACCGAAGATAACCCTAATGCCAAATACCCGGATCCCCGTAGTCCTAAAAGCAGCAACAATCCGAAATATGGCTCAACGCTTGGCTATTTTGACGGGTCGTTTATGAAAATACGGACTATTTCCCTCGGATATAATTTCACACAAAAGTGGTTGAAAAACCTGGGTATTGAAAGGATGCGTTTATATGCAACGGCACAGAACCCGTTTGTATTCTTCTCTCCTTATTACAAAGAATCAGGTATGGATCCCGAAACCAACTCTTATGCAAACGACGGTGCTAACATGGCCGTGGCATATGGTTACGGGCAGCGAAGACTTTTAACGGTGGGCTATAATACACCAACCAGCCGTAATTATTTATTAGGGATTAACATCACATTTTAA
- a CDS encoding transketolase family protein produces MTKYTYTEKKDTRSGFGAGLLEAGRRNKNVVALCADLVGSLKMDAFINEFPERFIQTGIAEANMMGMAAGMTIGGSIPFTGTFANFSTGRVYDQIRQSIAYSNKNVKICASHAGLTLGEDGATHQILEDIGLMKMLPGMTVINPCDYNQTMAATIAIAEYEGPVYLRFGRPAVPVFTNPDQEFEIGKAWLVRPGKDVTIAATGHLVWEAIQAAEKLEQEGVDAEVINIHTIKPLDEAAILSSVAKTGCIVTAEEHNKMGGLGESIARLLTTTRVAPQEFVAVDDSFGESGKPAELMIKYGLDADNIAGKAKKVMKRKASLTD; encoded by the coding sequence ATGACGAAATATACTTATACAGAAAAAAAAGATACCCGATCGGGTTTTGGTGCCGGCCTGCTTGAGGCGGGTAGAAGAAATAAAAATGTAGTGGCTTTGTGCGCCGACCTGGTGGGCTCTTTAAAGATGGACGCATTCATTAACGAATTTCCCGAACGATTTATCCAGACCGGTATTGCGGAAGCAAACATGATGGGGATGGCAGCCGGTATGACCATTGGGGGATCGATCCCATTTACCGGAACTTTTGCTAATTTTTCAACCGGTCGGGTATATGACCAAATACGGCAAAGTATTGCTTACAGTAATAAGAATGTGAAAATATGTGCATCCCACGCGGGTCTTACCCTTGGAGAGGATGGAGCTACTCACCAGATCCTTGAAGATATCGGTTTAATGAAAATGTTGCCCGGCATGACGGTCATCAATCCATGTGATTACAACCAGACCATGGCAGCAACTATTGCCATAGCAGAATACGAAGGACCGGTTTATCTGAGGTTTGGCCGTCCTGCTGTGCCGGTATTTACCAATCCTGACCAGGAGTTTGAAATAGGAAAAGCGTGGCTCGTACGGCCTGGAAAAGATGTAACCATTGCGGCAACCGGTCATTTGGTATGGGAGGCGATACAGGCTGCGGAAAAACTGGAACAGGAAGGTGTTGACGCGGAAGTGATTAATATACATACCATCAAACCCCTCGACGAGGCGGCGATACTGAGCTCTGTAGCAAAAACGGGTTGTATTGTAACGGCTGAAGAGCATAATAAAATGGGAGGGCTGGGGGAGAGTATTGCCCGGTTGCTCACTACCACCAGGGTGGCGCCCCAGGAATTTGTAGCGGTAGACGATTCTTTTGGAGAAAGCGGCAAACCGGCAGAATTAATGATCAAATACGGACTTGACGCTGACAATATAGCCGGGAAAGCCAAGAAAGTGATGAAAAGGAAAGCATCGTTGACAGATTAA